From the genome of Bosea sp. Tri-49, one region includes:
- a CDS encoding (2Fe-2S)-binding protein — MPLLHRLARADHPSIPFTLDGTPCEGRAGDTVLTAILTNAERLRLSEFSASPRAGFCQMGACQDCWIVLESGERLRACSTALTAGMRILTRRARAA, encoded by the coding sequence ATGCCGCTCCTGCATCGCCTCGCTCGCGCCGACCATCCGTCCATCCCGTTCACGCTGGACGGCACGCCTTGCGAAGGCCGCGCCGGCGATACCGTCCTGACCGCTATCCTCACCAACGCCGAACGACTGCGCCTCAGCGAGTTCTCAGCCTCGCCGCGCGCCGGCTTCTGCCAGATGGGCGCCTGCCAGGATTGCTGGATCGTGCTCGAGAGCGGCGAGCGCCTGCGCGCCTGCTCCACGGCCCTCACCGCCGGCATGCGCATCCTCACCCGCCGCGCGAGGGCGGCATGA